One Pyrus communis chromosome 13, drPyrComm1.1, whole genome shotgun sequence genomic window carries:
- the LOC137712283 gene encoding transcription factor MYB1-like has translation MGRAPCSRVGLHRGSWTAREDNLLIQYINSHGEGRWSSLPKNAGLLRCGKSCKLRWMNYLRPDIKRGNITPVKELILGLHALLGNRWSLITGRPPGRIDNEIKNYWN, from the exons ATGGGGAGAGCACCATGTTCAAGGGTAGGACTGCATCGAGGTTCATGGACTGCCAGAGAAGACAACTTGCTTATTCAGTATATCAACTCCCATGGTGAAGGCCGTTGGAGTTCTTTACCTAAAAATGCTG GTCTTCTTCGATGTGGGAAGAGCTGCAAGCTGAGATGGATGAACTATCTCCGACCTGATATAAAGCGAGGCAACATAACACCTGTCAAGGAGCTTATTCTCGGGCTTCATGCCCTTCTCGGCAATCGTTGGTCTCTCATCACCGGAAGACCTCCCGGTCGAATAGACAATGAGATCAAGAACTACTGGAATTAA